A genomic region of Alistipes megaguti contains the following coding sequences:
- a CDS encoding HAD-IIA family hydrolase, which translates to MEHFCRYRSIWEREELMRHLSHIRHVALDMDGTIYMGSELFPWTGPFLAGLRQQGIGYSFLTNNPSKSIADYLHNLETMGIRATCAEMYTTTLATIDYLRAHYPEARRLFLLGTPSMISEFEAAGYVSTEDSADDRPDAVVVAFDKTLVYSRLCRAAWWVSRGLPYVATNPDRVCPTNLPTVLVDCGSICAAIEHATGRKPDITLGKPDPNMLAGILQRHGLQPDQIAMVGDRIYTDIEMAHNAGAMGVLVLSGETTLEVADRAPRQPELIVEHIGVLGELLHEARSKGAL; encoded by the coding sequence ATGGAGCATTTTTGTCGTTATCGCTCGATTTGGGAGCGAGAAGAACTGATGCGGCACTTGTCGCACATCCGCCATGTCGCTCTCGACATGGACGGCACGATCTATATGGGTTCGGAGCTCTTTCCGTGGACCGGGCCCTTTCTTGCCGGGCTTCGGCAGCAGGGGATCGGCTATTCGTTCCTGACGAACAACCCCTCGAAGTCGATTGCCGACTACCTGCACAACCTCGAGACGATGGGCATCCGGGCCACGTGCGCCGAGATGTACACCACGACCCTTGCGACGATCGACTACCTGCGGGCGCATTATCCGGAGGCCCGGCGGCTGTTCCTGCTGGGTACGCCGTCGATGATCTCGGAGTTCGAGGCGGCGGGTTATGTTTCGACGGAGGATTCGGCCGACGACCGTCCCGATGCCGTGGTGGTGGCCTTCGACAAGACGCTCGTGTACAGCCGTCTGTGTCGGGCGGCGTGGTGGGTCAGCCGCGGGCTTCCCTACGTGGCGACCAATCCCGACCGGGTCTGCCCGACCAATCTTCCGACGGTGCTGGTCGACTGCGGGTCGATCTGTGCGGCCATCGAGCACGCCACGGGCCGCAAACCCGACATCACGCTCGGGAAACCCGATCCGAACATGCTTGCGGGGATTCTGCAGCGACACGGCCTGCAGCCCGATCAGATCGCCATGGTGGGCGACCGCATCTATACCGACATCGAGATGGCTCACAATGCCGGAGCCATGGGGGTGCTGGTCCTCTCGGGCGAGACGACGCTCGAGGTGGCCGACCGGGCGCCGCGCCAGCCCGAACTGATTGTCGAGCATATCGGCGTCTTGGGAGAGTTGCTGCATGAAGCCCGGTCGAAGGGCGCTTTGTAG
- a CDS encoding glycerophosphodiester phosphodiesterase family protein, translating into MNKHLLSLFVGMFALLGVSCSDAPASAGAPYSIDIQSRADLHAWFRYSPTRPIVISGHRGGMISGYPENCIESFEKTLTMMPSFFEIDPRLTRDSVIVLMHDATIDRTTNGSGRVADYTLAELQQFRLKDRDGNLTEFRIPTLEEAIRWSQGRTILNLDIKDVPLEFMSQFINRLAPANVMYTVRNARQARLLLDRDPDAMFSAWCKNLEEYRSYCEAGIPASQMMAYVGTMMLADQQPLYDSLHRQGVMCMISVAPTHDRRASEAQKRGGYELELRSGCDVIETDYPYLFLGLDLERR; encoded by the coding sequence ATGAACAAACATCTACTTTCCCTTTTTGTCGGAATGTTTGCTTTGCTGGGCGTCTCATGCTCGGATGCTCCCGCATCGGCAGGCGCACCTTATAGTATCGACATTCAAAGTCGTGCCGATCTTCATGCCTGGTTCCGCTACTCGCCGACCCGCCCGATTGTCATTAGCGGACATCGCGGCGGTATGATCTCGGGCTATCCTGAAAATTGTATCGAATCCTTCGAGAAGACCTTGACGATGATGCCGTCGTTCTTTGAGATCGACCCGCGCCTGACCCGCGACAGCGTGATCGTCCTGATGCACGACGCTACGATCGACCGGACGACCAACGGATCCGGGCGGGTGGCGGACTACACCCTGGCCGAACTGCAGCAGTTCCGCCTGAAGGATCGTGACGGCAATCTGACGGAGTTCCGGATCCCGACGCTCGAGGAGGCTATTCGCTGGAGCCAGGGCCGGACGATCCTCAATCTCGATATCAAGGACGTTCCGTTGGAGTTCATGTCGCAGTTTATCAATCGTTTGGCTCCGGCCAATGTCATGTATACGGTCCGTAATGCCCGGCAGGCCCGGCTGTTGCTCGATCGGGATCCCGATGCCATGTTCTCGGCCTGGTGCAAGAATCTCGAGGAGTACCGCTCCTATTGCGAGGCCGGAATCCCCGCTTCGCAGATGATGGCCTACGTCGGTACGATGATGCTCGCAGATCAGCAGCCGCTCTATGATTCGCTGCATCGACAGGGGGTGATGTGCATGATCTCCGTGGCTCCGACTCATGACCGCCGAGCCTCGGAGGCTCAGAAACGGGGCGGCTACGAGCTGGAACTCCGCTCTGGCTGCGATGTGATCGAGACCGACTATCCGTATTTGTTTTTGGGGCTGGACCTGGAGCGCCGCTAA
- a CDS encoding SusD/RagB family nutrient-binding outer membrane lipoprotein, giving the protein MKTMKYLMLGMALLLSLGSCTTKFDEYNTNPNEMDLWNIGPSGMLQQLLYSGTEVFLYRTWLLNGELIQYTFAGSGNNTYHRYVIDNSVGSSVWSNLYRQAANADHMRLLAIQRDNPNYEAVAITLRTLLISNVIDIFGDAPYTEAFKGPSEGISQPKFDRQEDIYRALMADYEYANSLYDASAALENPERDLLYGGDVAKWQKFNNSLYLRLLMRLSNRDDVLGVSEKINEIFSSPAVYPVFTSNDDNATMYYDAVEPFVNYFGSRLETQFTTSTGRRPAEQIINMMKETGDPRIGIWFRQPSGADGWKGGQSGIEAQEADLTGVANLNKTNLGEYDSPYALMKYDEVLFIQAEAMQRGWVAGDAAATYQQAIRASIEFWHGVDKTGLNITDRVIENFLANVPYDGTLKAILDQKYVALFWVGFEAWADYRRTGYPELVIGTGTFNDHILPRRLVYPTNTMETNRENYEEALARLRNVYGGDDDMKTPLWWSLEAVERGIR; this is encoded by the coding sequence ATGAAGACAATGAAATATCTGATGCTCGGAATGGCGCTGCTGCTCTCGCTCGGGAGCTGCACGACGAAGTTCGACGAGTACAACACCAATCCCAACGAGATGGATCTCTGGAATATCGGTCCTTCGGGGATGCTCCAGCAGTTGCTCTACTCCGGGACCGAGGTTTTCCTCTATCGTACGTGGTTGCTGAACGGTGAACTGATCCAGTATACGTTTGCCGGCTCGGGCAACAACACCTATCACCGTTACGTGATCGACAATTCGGTGGGATCGTCCGTGTGGTCGAACCTCTATCGGCAGGCCGCCAATGCCGACCACATGCGGCTGCTGGCCATTCAACGGGATAACCCCAACTACGAGGCCGTAGCCATTACGCTGCGTACGCTGTTGATCTCCAACGTAATCGACATTTTCGGCGATGCTCCCTATACGGAGGCCTTCAAGGGGCCGTCGGAGGGGATCAGTCAGCCGAAATTCGACCGGCAGGAGGATATCTACCGAGCCCTGATGGCCGATTACGAATATGCCAATTCGCTGTATGACGCCTCGGCGGCGCTCGAAAATCCCGAACGCGACCTGCTCTACGGCGGCGACGTGGCCAAATGGCAGAAGTTCAACAATTCGCTCTACCTGCGCCTGCTCATGCGCCTGAGCAACCGGGATGACGTGCTCGGGGTATCGGAGAAGATCAACGAGATCTTCTCGTCGCCGGCGGTGTATCCGGTCTTCACCTCGAACGACGACAACGCCACGATGTATTACGATGCCGTGGAGCCCTTCGTCAACTATTTCGGTTCGCGGCTGGAGACCCAGTTCACGACCTCCACGGGTCGGCGTCCGGCCGAGCAGATCATCAACATGATGAAGGAGACCGGCGACCCGCGTATCGGCATCTGGTTCCGCCAACCGTCGGGCGCCGACGGCTGGAAGGGCGGCCAGAGCGGTATCGAGGCGCAGGAGGCCGACCTCACGGGCGTTGCGAATCTCAACAAGACCAATCTCGGCGAGTATGATTCTCCCTATGCGCTGATGAAGTACGACGAGGTGCTCTTCATCCAGGCCGAGGCGATGCAGCGGGGCTGGGTGGCCGGCGACGCCGCGGCGACCTATCAGCAGGCCATCCGGGCCTCCATCGAGTTCTGGCACGGTGTCGACAAGACGGGGCTGAACATCACCGATCGGGTCATCGAGAACTTCCTGGCCAACGTGCCCTACGACGGGACGCTGAAGGCGATCCTCGACCAGAAATATGTAGCGCTCTTCTGGGTGGGATTCGAGGCCTGGGCCGATTACCGGCGGACGGGGTATCCCGAACTGGTCATCGGTACGGGAACCTTCAACGATCACATCCTGCCGCGGCGTCTGGTCTATCCGACCAACACCATGGAGACCAACCGCGAAAACTACGAAGAGGCACTGGCCCGCCTGCGCAACGTCTACGGCGGCGATGACGACATGAAGACTCCGCTGTGGTGGTCGCTGGAGGCCGTCGAGCGGGGAATTCGGTAA
- a CDS encoding MFS transporter — protein sequence MTPEQNKRFKHWQMRTILATMIGYALFYFVRKNFSLAMPGLEADLGISKVSLGIFLTLNGIIYGLSRFVNGILADRMNARWYMAIGLALCALSNFAFGFGEDISYWITGEHTGDRFTNTMILFMGIMWMVNGLLQGSGFPPCARLLTHWIPPTELATKMSLWNTSHSIGAGLVVILCGYIMGHLGQNLSADPEAVARIAANLGIESSDSEGMATVMSFAAHFGAWRWCFWIPSAIAFAGAIGLVFSLRDTPSSVGLPELEGTEVSSAPTTGSSDRKGSEYKAFLMKHVFRNPLIWTLGVANFFVYVVRFSVLDWGPSLLSQSKGVSMAHAGWLVAMFEIAGILGMLFAGWVTDRWLKGRAHRTCVFCMAGAALFVFLFWQLPADAPIWLLFATLCAAGFCIYGPQALIGIAAANQATKKAAATANGLTGLFGYASTLVSGVGLGFVAQHYGWNWAYVGILGMALVGMGVFLLMWGARADGYSTEANAEH from the coding sequence ATGACACCCGAACAGAACAAGCGTTTCAAACATTGGCAGATGCGCACGATCCTCGCCACAATGATCGGCTATGCGCTCTTCTATTTCGTGCGCAAGAACTTCTCGCTGGCGATGCCCGGTCTGGAGGCCGACCTCGGCATCTCGAAGGTCAGCCTCGGCATTTTCCTGACGCTCAACGGCATCATCTACGGTCTCTCACGCTTCGTGAACGGCATCCTGGCCGACCGCATGAATGCCCGCTGGTACATGGCCATCGGACTGGCCCTCTGCGCCCTGTCCAACTTCGCCTTCGGTTTCGGCGAGGACATCTCCTACTGGATCACGGGCGAACATACGGGTGACCGCTTCACCAACACGATGATCCTCTTCATGGGCATCATGTGGATGGTGAACGGATTGCTGCAGGGGTCCGGATTCCCGCCCTGCGCCCGACTGCTGACCCACTGGATCCCACCTACGGAGCTGGCAACAAAGATGTCACTGTGGAACACCTCGCACTCCATCGGGGCGGGTCTTGTGGTGATCCTCTGCGGCTACATCATGGGGCACCTCGGGCAGAACCTCTCGGCCGACCCTGAAGCCGTGGCACGGATTGCGGCCAATCTGGGGATCGAGAGTTCGGATTCCGAAGGGATGGCTACGGTAATGAGTTTTGCCGCACACTTCGGAGCCTGGCGGTGGTGCTTCTGGATTCCCTCGGCGATCGCCTTCGCCGGAGCCATCGGGCTGGTCTTTTCCCTGCGCGACACACCGTCATCAGTCGGTCTGCCCGAACTCGAAGGGACCGAAGTCAGCAGCGCCCCCACAACCGGAAGCTCCGACCGCAAAGGCTCCGAATACAAGGCTTTTCTCATGAAGCACGTCTTCCGCAATCCGTTGATCTGGACCCTCGGCGTCGCCAACTTTTTCGTCTACGTCGTCCGCTTCTCGGTTTTGGACTGGGGGCCTTCGCTGCTGAGTCAATCGAAAGGGGTCAGCATGGCCCATGCGGGCTGGCTGGTCGCCATGTTCGAGATCGCCGGAATCCTCGGAATGCTCTTTGCCGGATGGGTCACGGATCGCTGGCTGAAGGGACGTGCTCACCGCACCTGTGTCTTCTGCATGGCCGGAGCCGCACTCTTCGTTTTCCTCTTTTGGCAACTGCCCGCCGATGCCCCGATCTGGCTGCTCTTCGCCACACTGTGCGCCGCAGGGTTCTGCATCTACGGACCGCAGGCTCTGATCGGAATCGCCGCCGCCAATCAGGCCACGAAAAAGGCCGCCGCAACGGCAAACGGTCTGACAGGCCTTTTCGGATATGCCTCGACGCTCGTTTCGGGCGTAGGACTCGGCTTCGTGGCGCAGCATTACGGCTGGAACTGGGCCTATGTGGGGATTCTCGGCATGGCGCTGGTCGGCATGGGAGTCTTCCTGCTGATGTGGGGCGCCCGGGCCGACGGCTACTCGACCGAAGCAAACGCAGAGCATTGA
- a CDS encoding sn-glycerol-1-phosphate dehydrogenase — MNKIENALMRTTDTRAVVFGVGTLPHVAELFTQLFPGKRAVVVADLNTWRVAGEEIHRHLYEAGIQQDQPHIFDDPSLYAEWRFIEELDNVLAHTDAIPVAVGSGVINDLTKLSSHHNGRRYMTVGTAASMDGYTAYGASITKDGNKQTFDCPAPLGMLFDPSIAAAAPSELSASGYADLIAKIPAGADWMLADAVGSDPIDPFAFALVQDDLQEALSDPAGVHAGEVEKTGQLAEGLLLSGFAMQAVQSSRPASGAEHQFSHLWDMEHLRHNGASVSHGFKVGIGTLASTALFEMLLEAPVEQLDIERCVAAWRSWDETESDIRALFGGNAELIARALKETRNKYVDKEGLREELSRLKKAWPELRERIRRQIIPFGEVQQRLKLVGAPFEPEQIGVSRTRFLEAFRKLPYMRSRYSVIDVVFRCGWLEEWLKRLFGPGCVWSIH; from the coding sequence ATGAATAAGATTGAAAACGCTTTGATGCGCACGACCGACACCCGGGCCGTGGTATTCGGAGTCGGGACACTTCCCCATGTGGCGGAACTCTTCACACAACTCTTCCCCGGAAAACGGGCCGTCGTCGTAGCGGATCTCAACACATGGCGCGTGGCCGGAGAAGAGATCCACCGACACCTGTACGAAGCCGGAATCCAGCAGGATCAACCCCATATTTTCGACGACCCGTCGCTCTACGCCGAGTGGCGCTTCATCGAAGAGCTCGACAACGTCCTGGCCCACACCGACGCCATTCCGGTAGCCGTCGGCTCGGGCGTCATCAACGACCTGACCAAACTCTCGTCCCACCACAACGGCCGCCGATACATGACCGTCGGCACGGCCGCTTCGATGGATGGATATACCGCCTACGGCGCTTCGATCACGAAGGACGGAAACAAACAGACGTTCGACTGCCCGGCACCGCTCGGGATGCTGTTCGACCCCTCCATTGCCGCAGCCGCTCCCTCCGAGCTCTCCGCTTCGGGTTACGCCGACCTGATCGCCAAGATTCCCGCCGGCGCCGACTGGATGCTGGCCGACGCCGTCGGCTCCGATCCGATCGATCCGTTTGCCTTCGCACTGGTTCAGGACGATCTCCAGGAGGCTCTTTCCGATCCGGCCGGGGTCCACGCCGGAGAGGTCGAAAAGACCGGCCAACTGGCCGAAGGACTGCTTCTGAGCGGCTTTGCCATGCAGGCCGTACAGTCGAGCCGTCCCGCCTCGGGGGCCGAGCATCAGTTCAGCCACCTGTGGGACATGGAACACCTGCGCCACAACGGCGCCTCGGTCTCCCACGGCTTCAAGGTCGGAATCGGGACGCTGGCCTCAACGGCCCTCTTCGAGATGCTGCTGGAGGCCCCCGTCGAGCAGCTCGACATCGAGCGCTGCGTCGCAGCCTGGCGATCCTGGGACGAGACAGAATCCGATATCCGGGCCCTTTTCGGCGGCAATGCCGAACTCATAGCCCGGGCACTGAAGGAGACCCGCAACAAATACGTCGACAAAGAGGGGCTGCGCGAAGAGTTGTCGCGTCTGAAAAAGGCATGGCCCGAATTGCGGGAGCGCATCCGCCGGCAGATTATCCCCTTCGGAGAGGTACAGCAGCGGTTGAAACTCGTCGGAGCTCCCTTCGAACCGGAGCAGATCGGCGTCTCGCGCACACGTTTCCTCGAAGCGTTCCGGAAACTCCCCTACATGCGGAGCCGTTATTCGGTCATCGACGTCGTCTTCCGCTGCGGATGGTTGGAGGAGTGGCTCAAACGGTTGTTCGGTCCGGGTTGCGTATGGAGTATCCATTGA
- a CDS encoding SusC/RagA family TonB-linked outer membrane protein yields the protein MLKLLTSVIERWGVVCAKGCALLLLCALVAPLHGIAANGEAFETAERNIRISGVVKDSEGNPLVGATLIVEGTTQGTSTGTKGEYSLTVSSKARIICSYLGYNSVTQEVGTRTRLDFTLEATANSIEDVVVTALGITRKEKSLGYAVSKIGEDDITNSASGNWLSGMAGKVAGLNLDQSSAGPGGSVRVTLRGEGSLSYNNNTALFVVDGVPIGNGMEGNSTSGSYESDDAPIDYGNGAGDINPEDVESISILKGPAATALYGSRAANGAVIITTKSGRQQRGIGVTYSTSVTFDKAGYWPDFQYEYGAGDFRKTTINTGHTSDGLSPDEYSFYTVDAEHSDTGVRIPTFHSRYQFGEKINGQMRYMYASYDPETDTYTRLPYEVCDWYKGFFRTGVTYTNSVAIDASDGRGSQLRLSIKDTRNDWIVPNTGFNTQNVSVSASSKRNKWIEASVKMTYYRKNSDNLPVGGYSNSSPLKTLLWQPVSASVDDAYREWASGRLVDYYSGADTSMKLINGSMDNPYFIVYECLNTQSRDRVYGNASVTGHIIPDKLSLTLRSGLDFSNDFRTQQKPQYTHAYLDGMYREQTIRSLEINNDFLLNYHDTFGDFALSASFGGNNMVYKYSNIRLTAQQLEEPNVFILQNVNGTLDFSSVRRMKSINSFYGFVSLSWRDMLFLDITGRNDWSSTLAPGYNSYFYPSVSASVLLDEVLGLKQKAAWIDMLKIRGSWANVGNDTEPYQLLAAYSNSSVFTGAYTLPSSTKNMRLKPENVESWEVGVEGHFFKNRISFDVAYYDSETTDQIINVPSDWATGASSMVINAGCVRNNGVEVAMHFRPIEHRNWSWNIDVNWSKNWNELVELAPGVNVWQLNASNTIGSKVFIYAYPGTELGRIYGYGLQTAPEGAFYYDEQGRKIDCSGQDIVDAETGNPILDGTNLKDLGSIYPQWKGGFTTSLRYKNLSLTASFAASYGGKAYSLTNSILSYMGKLTNSLEGRYDGLVHPGVNVAEDGTYSKNTTITTDAVDYYNTVIYPRANTESNVFDTSYLKMKELRIEYALPRSLCTKTKIFQSASVSFFATNLFCITNFPQYDPEVASLSGSSLYRGVETGAYPMVRSYGFSLKLGF from the coding sequence ATGTTGAAACTTTTGACTTCTGTAATAGAACGGTGGGGCGTTGTCTGTGCGAAGGGCTGTGCGCTGCTGTTGCTGTGTGCACTGGTGGCGCCGCTCCACGGCATCGCCGCAAATGGTGAAGCGTTCGAGACTGCCGAACGGAATATCCGGATCTCGGGTGTCGTAAAGGACAGCGAGGGGAATCCGCTTGTCGGCGCAACGCTGATTGTTGAGGGTACGACTCAGGGTACCAGTACCGGCACGAAGGGCGAATATTCGCTGACGGTATCCTCGAAGGCCCGGATCATCTGCTCGTATCTGGGGTATAACTCCGTAACGCAGGAGGTCGGAACCCGTACCCGGCTGGACTTCACGCTGGAAGCCACGGCCAACAGCATCGAGGACGTCGTCGTGACGGCGCTGGGTATTACCCGCAAGGAGAAGAGCCTCGGATACGCCGTGTCGAAAATCGGCGAGGATGACATTACGAACAGTGCCAGCGGAAACTGGCTGAGCGGTATGGCCGGCAAGGTTGCCGGTCTGAACCTGGACCAGTCGTCGGCCGGTCCCGGCGGGTCGGTGCGAGTGACGCTGCGCGGCGAGGGGTCGCTCTCCTACAACAACAATACGGCGCTTTTCGTGGTCGACGGCGTGCCCATCGGCAACGGCATGGAGGGAAACTCCACCTCCGGCTCCTACGAGTCGGACGATGCCCCGATCGACTACGGCAACGGCGCCGGAGACATCAACCCCGAGGACGTGGAGAGCATCTCGATCCTCAAGGGTCCGGCCGCTACGGCCCTCTACGGTTCGCGGGCAGCCAACGGCGCGGTGATCATTACGACCAAGTCCGGCCGTCAGCAGCGGGGCATCGGCGTGACCTACTCCACGTCGGTGACCTTCGACAAGGCGGGCTACTGGCCCGATTTCCAGTATGAGTATGGGGCCGGCGACTTCCGCAAGACCACCATCAACACGGGCCATACGTCCGACGGTCTGAGCCCGGACGAATATTCGTTCTACACCGTGGATGCCGAGCATTCGGACACCGGTGTACGCATCCCGACCTTCCACTCCCGCTATCAGTTCGGCGAGAAGATCAACGGGCAGATGCGTTACATGTACGCCTCGTATGATCCGGAGACCGATACCTATACGCGGCTTCCCTACGAGGTGTGCGACTGGTACAAGGGCTTCTTCCGCACGGGCGTCACCTACACCAACAGTGTGGCGATCGATGCCAGCGACGGCCGCGGTTCGCAGCTCCGCCTCTCGATCAAGGATACGCGCAACGACTGGATTGTCCCCAATACGGGTTTCAATACGCAGAATGTCAGCGTTTCGGCCTCGAGCAAGCGGAACAAGTGGATCGAGGCATCGGTCAAGATGACCTATTACCGCAAGAATTCGGACAATCTGCCCGTCGGCGGTTACAGCAACTCCTCGCCGCTGAAGACGCTGCTCTGGCAGCCGGTCAGCGCCTCGGTGGACGATGCCTACCGCGAGTGGGCCAGCGGCCGTCTGGTTGACTACTACTCGGGGGCCGATACCTCGATGAAGCTTATCAACGGGTCGATGGACAATCCCTATTTCATCGTCTACGAATGCCTCAATACGCAGTCCCGCGACCGCGTATACGGTAACGCAAGCGTGACGGGTCACATCATTCCCGACAAACTGTCGCTGACGCTGCGTTCGGGCCTGGATTTCAGCAACGACTTCCGCACCCAGCAGAAACCCCAGTATACGCACGCCTATCTCGACGGCATGTACCGCGAACAGACCATCCGTTCGCTGGAGATCAACAACGATTTCCTGCTCAACTACCACGATACCTTCGGGGACTTTGCCCTCAGCGCCTCGTTCGGCGGCAACAACATGGTCTACAAGTACAGCAACATCCGGCTGACGGCCCAGCAGCTGGAGGAGCCCAATGTCTTTATTCTCCAGAATGTCAACGGTACGCTCGACTTTTCGTCGGTGCGTCGCATGAAGTCGATCAACTCCTTCTACGGGTTTGTTTCGCTGAGCTGGCGCGACATGCTCTTCCTCGACATTACGGGCCGTAACGACTGGTCGTCGACGCTGGCCCCGGGCTACAACTCCTATTTCTATCCGTCGGTGAGTGCCAGCGTGCTGCTCGATGAGGTGCTGGGGCTCAAGCAGAAGGCCGCGTGGATCGACATGCTGAAGATCCGCGGTTCGTGGGCCAACGTCGGTAACGACACCGAGCCCTATCAGCTGCTGGCCGCCTATTCGAACTCGTCGGTCTTCACCGGAGCCTATACGCTCCCGAGTTCGACCAAGAACATGCGTCTGAAGCCCGAGAACGTCGAGAGCTGGGAGGTGGGTGTCGAAGGACACTTCTTCAAGAACCGTATTTCGTTCGACGTGGCCTATTACGATTCGGAGACCACCGATCAGATCATCAACGTCCCCTCCGACTGGGCGACGGGCGCTTCGTCGATGGTCATCAATGCGGGATGCGTGCGCAACAACGGTGTGGAGGTGGCCATGCACTTCCGCCCGATCGAACACCGGAACTGGAGCTGGAACATCGACGTCAACTGGTCGAAGAACTGGAATGAACTGGTCGAACTGGCTCCGGGTGTCAATGTCTGGCAGCTCAACGCCAGCAACACCATCGGCAGCAAAGTCTTCATCTATGCCTACCCGGGTACGGAACTGGGGCGTATCTACGGCTACGGTCTCCAGACGGCACCCGAGGGGGCCTTCTACTACGACGAGCAGGGGCGCAAGATCGACTGCTCGGGACAGGACATCGTCGACGCCGAGACCGGCAACCCGATTCTCGACGGTACGAATCTGAAGGATCTGGGCAGCATCTATCCGCAGTGGAAGGGGGGCTTTACGACCTCGCTCCGCTACAAGAACCTCTCGCTGACGGCCTCGTTTGCAGCCTCCTACGGCGGCAAGGCCTACTCGCTGACCAATTCGATTCTCTCCTACATGGGTAAGCTGACCAATTCGCTCGAGGGGCGCTACGACGGGCTGGTCCATCCGGGAGTCAATGTCGCCGAGGACGGAACCTACTCGAAGAATACGACCATCACCACCGATGCGGTCGACTACTACAATACGGTGATCTACCCGCGCGCCAATACCGAGTCGAACGTTTTCGATACCTCTTACCTCAAGATGAAGGAGTTGCGCATCGAGTATGCCCTGCCGCGGAGCCTCTGCACCAAGACGAAGATATTCCAGAGTGCCTCGGTTTCGTTCTTCGCCACGAACCTCTTCTGCATCACCAACTTCCCGCAGTATGATCCCGAGGTGGCATCGCTCTCCGGTTCGTCGCTCTACCGGGGTGTCGAGACGGGCGCCTATCCCATGGTGCGTTCCTACGGTTTCAGCCTTAAGCTCGGATTCTAA